GCGCGAAAGTCGCGCGGGGTCTCGAGACACACGACCTCGTCGGCGTGGTTACCGAGCAGTTCGACCGCCTCCACGGGAGCGACCGGAACCGCGACCACGACCGCTGCAGCACCGCGAGCGCGGGCGACATCAACCGCGACGCGGGCGGTCACGCCCGTGGCGATACCGTCGTCGACGATGACGACCGTCCGTCCGTCGAGGGCCAGGGCGGAGCGGCCACCCCGGTAGAGCCGCAGCCGACGGTCGAGCTCCTCTCTCTCGGAACGCTCGACCGCGGCGAGCGCGTCATCGGTGGGCCGGAAGCCCGCCATGACGTCGCGGTTCATCACGCGCACGCCGTCCTCGCCGATGGCGCCGACGGCCAGCTCACGTTGGGCCGGGTGACCCAGCTTGCGAACCACCAGAACGTCGAGAGGCGCGTCGAGCGCACGGGCGACGACGGCTGCGACCGGGACCCCGCCCCGGGGCAGGCCGAGCACCAGAGGAGGATCGTGCGCGGGGTCCTGGCCGCGGCGGTCGAGGACCTCGGCGACGGGCCCGGCGAGGGCTCTGCCCGCGATCTCCCGATTCCTGAAGATCATGCGTTCAAGGGTCGCACAGCCCCGTTCGTCAGGGTGCGGGTGCTGCGCCGAGCTCCGCCTCCACAGCCCGGAGAATCCCCGCCGACGTAGCAGGAAAGGCGACGGTGGTGAAGCCCTCGAGTTCCTCGGCGTAGCGTTCGAGCGTCGGACCTGCCGCCTCCACGATCACGGGCGTGTCGGGATACCGGCGTCGGATCGAAGCGAGGACCTCCCGGTTGACCTCGTCGCTGACGCGCAGGCCGTGGTAGACGAGATCCGCCTCGTCGACCAGGGAGCAATCGCCTGTCTTCGACATCGTGCATGCCGTGCCGTGCGAGGCGTCGGGACCCTCGCAGGTGGCGACGACGTAGCCGGCCTCGCCGAGGATACGGGCGACCACCTCCGACTCGGCGACGCCGTGATGCTCGATGAGAACGCGCGGTCGGTCCCGGTCGGAGTCCCGCCAGGGGCTCTGTCGGGGCACCTTGCTGCGCCCGAAGATACCCAGCGCCATCCTCATCTCCCTCCCACTCGGGACCGTCGTGAACCACGCCGGTGCCGACCCCGATTGTCGCAGGATTCTCCTTGCGCCCGGGAACGGCGGGCGTGGTCGGTGTTCCTGGGCCCGTGTACCTAGGGTCGAAGTTCCCCGTCCGGCGGGGCCGGCCCGACCGTCAGTTCCACGGTGCCGGGGTTGTCGACCCCTTTGAGCGTTCCCACCATCCCGAGAACGGTCCCGGCCACGATCCGGCCGGCGAAGCCTACCAGCGAGACGTCGCGGCCGTCGACGCGCAGGGTGATCTGCACGGCTTCGCCCGCCTGGTTGCTCACGTCGACGAGTTCAGCGCTCAGCCTCTCGACATCGTCATCGGCGGGTTCCCCGTTCGGCCCGGTCTCCACCTCCGCGAGAACAGGTGGCGTCACGTCGCGCCGCTCGCCTCCCCGGCGGGTCACCCGGATCTTCGGCCACGGTGCGTCGTGGAACCCTTCGGCCAGGACCAGATCGCAGTGGACGAGACGTCCGAGCGCCTGTTCGGTGGTGGCGGGTCCACGTTCCCGGCTGAAGATCTCGTCGGGCCCGAGCACCACGACGGGGTCAGCGCCCGCGGTGTGGAGGCGCCCCGAGTCGGAGTCGGAACGGTCGATCTCGAAGCCGGCGTGGGCGTGCTCCAGATAGCCGACCGTCAGGCCTGTGGCGCCGAGCCTCGCCACGAGGGCCGACGCCAGGGCCGTCTTGCCCGACCCGCTCGCCCCGACGATTCCCACCACACGCGCCACTTCGTCCTCCCGGTGTCCCGTTCCGCCCGTTCCCGGGGCGGCTCCGGGTCACGTTACGGCCTCCCGGCCCGGAACGGGAACGGGGCAGGCCGACGGGTGGCGCCCGGCCATCTGTGGCGCTGATGACCCATCGCAGAGGGTGTCGAACAAGGTGACCCTCGCGTGGCCCGAAGGGGACCTTGGTCACTACCGGCGGAGCGGCTGTCCCGTCACGATGCCACGAGAAGCTGGTCAAGCCGGGAGGTGTCATGGGAGCGGACCCCGAGGGGGAGGCGCCGTCAGGCGTCTCCCGACGGTCGTTTCTGAAGCTCGGAGGCTCCGCGGTCCTGGTCGGCACCGCAGCGACGCACTTCGACGGCCTCTCGTTCCTCAGCGCCGCCGAGGGTGTCGACAACCCGCTGCTCGCGTACCCGAGCCGCGACTGGGAGCAGGTGTACCGCGACCAGTACGCCTACGACGACTCCTTCACCTTCATCTGCGCCCCCAACGACACCCACATGTGCCGCCTGCGCGCCTTCCAGCGCAACGGCATCGTCACACGCATCGAGCAGAACTACGACGGTGGCAACTACGGCGATCCCCAGGGCAACCGCTCCACGGTCGCGTGGAACCCCCGGGGCTGCCCCAAGGGGTACACGATGCACCGCCGCGTGTACGGGCCCTACCGGGCCAAGTACCCGATGGTCCGCAAAGGCTGGAAGCAGTGGGCCGACGACGGCTTCCCGTCGCTGTCGGACAACCCCGAGCTCCGCACGCAGTACCGCTTCGACGACCGCGGCAACGACGAGTTCGAACGCCTC
This Acidimicrobiia bacterium DNA region includes the following protein-coding sequences:
- a CDS encoding phosphoribosyltransferase family protein, with the translated sequence MIFRNREIAGRALAGPVAEVLDRRGQDPAHDPPLVLGLPRGGVPVAAVVARALDAPLDVLVVRKLGHPAQRELAVGAIGEDGVRVMNRDVMAGFRPTDDALAAVERSEREELDRRLRLYRGGRSALALDGRTVVIVDDGIATGVTARVAVDVARARGAAAVVVAVPVAPVEAVELLGNHADEVVCLETPRDFRAVGLWYDDFTPTSDEEVVTLLDEAARRCG
- the mobB gene encoding molybdopterin-guanine dinucleotide biosynthesis protein B encodes the protein MARVVGIVGASGSGKTALASALVARLGATGLTVGYLEHAHAGFEIDRSDSDSGRLHTAGADPVVVLGPDEIFSRERGPATTEQALGRLVHCDLVLAEGFHDAPWPKIRVTRRGGERRDVTPPVLAEVETGPNGEPADDDVERLSAELVDVSNQAGEAVQITLRVDGRDVSLVGFAGRIVAGTVLGMVGTLKGVDNPGTVELTVGPAPPDGELRP